The Deltaproteobacteria bacterium genome has a segment encoding these proteins:
- the dxs gene encoding 1-deoxy-D-xylulose-5-phosphate synthase: MTTKLHPDSPTGPKGGIQPTLTAITRPQMLNDFTLSELTDLAPILRETIIRTVSATGGHLAPSLGTVELTLALLKVFDPGQDRIIWDVGHQAYSYKLLTGRADRFHTLRQAGGISGFPKICESPFDHFGVGHSSTSISAALGMAVARDQLFQTHSVVAVIGDGSMTAGLAYEGLNQAGDLGKDLLVVLNDNEMSISKNVGALSSFLSRHLTNRWVVRLKKETENFMRQIPKIGDDLAEYVQKGEDSLKSFFTPGMLFEAFKFTYLGPIDGHDIKDMIRVLERARELEGPVLVHVLTKKGKGYEPAEMNPTYYHGVGCFEPETGTAAKFSPGESLSYTEVFGSTLCALAERNDRITAITAAMPEGTGLSEFARRYPSRFFDVGICEQHAVTFAAGLAREGFKPVVSIYSTFLQRSYDQVVHDVCTQNLPVVFCLDRGGLVGEDGPTHHGAFDLSYLRHIPNIKIMAPADEAELRVMLVTALSMSCPVAIRYPRGCGQGLPLTEDPEPIPVGRGLVLRQGPDAMVVALGSCVQPALDAVKDLAENTDLDIGLLNARWVKPLPEKDLKAIAASHNRILVVEENVLAGGFGSAVLEFLSDHGLMSGLTVRRLGLPDEFVEHGPQKWLRAKWGLNKDGIKAKLVDLCTPKQGDAP, translated from the coding sequence ATGACAACAAAACTCCACCCAGACTCCCCGACCGGACCCAAAGGCGGCATCCAACCGACCCTGACCGCCATCACCCGGCCGCAAATGCTGAACGACTTCACGCTGAGTGAATTGACCGATCTTGCCCCGATTCTCCGGGAAACAATCATCCGCACCGTGTCGGCCACCGGGGGCCATCTGGCCCCATCCCTGGGCACCGTCGAACTGACCCTGGCCCTGCTCAAGGTCTTCGATCCCGGCCAGGACCGAATCATCTGGGACGTCGGCCATCAGGCCTATTCGTACAAACTCCTCACTGGCCGGGCCGACCGGTTCCACACCCTCCGCCAAGCCGGAGGCATCAGCGGATTTCCCAAGATCTGCGAAAGCCCCTTCGATCATTTCGGAGTCGGCCATTCGAGCACGTCCATCTCCGCGGCCCTAGGCATGGCCGTGGCCCGGGACCAGCTCTTCCAGACCCACTCAGTGGTCGCCGTCATCGGCGACGGATCCATGACCGCCGGCCTGGCCTACGAAGGCCTCAATCAGGCCGGAGACCTGGGAAAGGATCTCCTGGTGGTCTTAAACGACAACGAAATGTCCATCTCCAAAAACGTCGGGGCACTGTCCTCCTTTCTCAGCCGCCACCTGACGAACCGCTGGGTGGTCCGGCTCAAGAAGGAGACCGAGAACTTCATGCGCCAGATTCCCAAGATCGGGGACGACTTGGCCGAATACGTCCAAAAGGGCGAAGACTCACTCAAAAGCTTCTTCACCCCGGGCATGCTCTTCGAGGCCTTCAAATTCACCTACCTCGGACCCATTGACGGCCACGACATCAAGGATATGATCAGGGTTCTGGAAAGGGCCCGAGAACTCGAAGGCCCCGTTCTGGTCCACGTTCTGACCAAGAAGGGCAAGGGCTACGAACCGGCCGAAATGAACCCGACCTATTATCACGGTGTCGGCTGCTTTGAACCGGAGACCGGTACAGCCGCCAAATTCTCCCCCGGCGAGAGCCTGTCATACACCGAGGTCTTCGGGTCCACGCTCTGCGCCCTGGCCGAAAGAAACGACCGGATCACGGCCATCACCGCGGCCATGCCCGAGGGGACTGGACTGTCCGAATTTGCCCGCCGCTATCCGTCCCGATTCTTCGACGTCGGCATCTGCGAGCAGCACGCCGTGACCTTTGCTGCCGGCCTGGCCCGTGAAGGCTTCAAGCCCGTGGTCTCCATCTATTCGACCTTTCTACAGCGGTCCTACGACCAGGTCGTTCACGACGTCTGTACCCAGAATCTGCCCGTGGTCTTCTGCCTCGATCGAGGAGGTCTGGTTGGCGAGGACGGACCCACGCACCACGGGGCCTTCGACCTGAGCTATCTGCGGCATATCCCGAACATAAAAATCATGGCCCCGGCCGACGAGGCCGAACTCCGGGTCATGTTGGTCACGGCCCTGTCCATGTCCTGTCCGGTGGCCATCAGGTATCCTCGGGGGTGCGGCCAGGGCCTCCCACTGACGGAGGATCCGGAGCCCATCCCCGTTGGCCGGGGACTCGTCCTTCGACAAGGGCCTGACGCCATGGTCGTGGCCCTGGGCAGCTGCGTTCAGCCGGCCCTGGATGCTGTCAAGGACCTGGCCGAGAACACCGACCTCGACATCGGCCTTCTGAACGCCAGATGGGTCAAGCCTCTCCCCGAGAAAGACCTGAAAGCCATTGCCGCGAGTCATAATCGCATCCTCGTCGTCGAAGAAAACGTCCTGGCCGGCGGGTTCGGTTCGGCCGTCCTCGAATTTTTATCGGACCACGGCCTCATGTCCGGCTTGACCGTCCGCCGTCTCGGCCTACCCGACGAATTCGTCGAGCACGGCCCCCAGAAATGGCTCCGGGCCAAATGGGGTCTGAACAAGGATGGCATCAAGGCAAAGCTGGTAGACCTCTGCACCCCCAAGCAAGGAGACGCTCCATGA